In Listeria monocytogenes, the following proteins share a genomic window:
- a CDS encoding metallophosphoesterase, which produces MKKTGWGILGAVAAFTGYAYWSTKHLTVTDYEIVSDKIPAEWDGATFVQLSDLHSASFGLYNNPLLSMVNELAPDAVFLTGDMIDGDESPFVAMAVVRKLAKEFPVFYVSGNHEGRSAFYEDFKADMEKHHVAVLENERYFLKKDGAAIMVAGVRDPRFVREDWAEKELPKEVWEEAALKEALDDATANLSPDYFTILLAHRPEFWPLYQAYPIDLVLSGHAHGGQFRLPLTEGLFAPGQGLMPKWTAGIHRAGGKALIVSRGLGNVTKLPRLFNDPEIIRMTLRAKGDA; this is translated from the coding sequence AAAAAACTGGATGGGGTATACTTGGCGCAGTTGCTGCTTTTACAGGCTATGCATACTGGTCAACCAAACATTTAACTGTAACAGATTATGAAATAGTATCAGATAAAATTCCAGCAGAATGGGACGGCGCAACTTTTGTTCAGTTGTCTGATCTGCATAGTGCAAGTTTTGGTTTATATAATAATCCTTTGCTTAGTATGGTGAATGAACTAGCGCCGGATGCTGTTTTTCTAACAGGAGATATGATTGATGGAGATGAGTCGCCGTTTGTTGCGATGGCAGTTGTGCGCAAGTTGGCAAAAGAATTTCCCGTCTTTTATGTGAGCGGAAATCATGAGGGAAGAAGCGCTTTTTATGAAGATTTTAAAGCAGATATGGAAAAACACCATGTCGCTGTCCTTGAAAATGAACGCTATTTTCTAAAAAAAGATGGCGCCGCAATTATGGTAGCAGGCGTCCGGGATCCTCGTTTTGTAAGAGAAGACTGGGCTGAAAAAGAACTGCCAAAAGAAGTATGGGAAGAAGCGGCATTAAAAGAAGCTTTAGACGATGCGACAGCTAATTTATCACCGGATTACTTTACGATATTACTGGCGCATCGTCCGGAGTTTTGGCCACTATACCAAGCCTATCCAATTGATTTAGTATTATCTGGACATGCGCACGGCGGTCAATTTAGACTACCTTTAACAGAAGGCCTTTTCGCGCCGGGGCAAGGTCTCATGCCAAAATGGACAGCAGGGATTCACCGTGCTGGCGGTAAAGCACTTATTGTGAGCCGCGGCTTAGGAAATGTCACGAAACTACCGCGTTTATTTAATGACCCAGAAATCATTCGAATGACACTTAGAGCAAAAGGGGATGCTTAG
- a CDS encoding Lmo0779 family protein: MVWDATNIFLFAANILTVLYILYNDAVIPLWKGKTVLSVKLRSRGRWDGYIFVGIIVLLFVSNTFFREGPFSTSVLLGIMGVLFIYICFFRSSKAVFKESGLFYALLFFPYAKIERMNLSEDGVLVIETNRQRLMLFARSEKDLEKMLAVFTTYS, encoded by the coding sequence ATGGTTTGGGATGCTACTAATATCTTTTTGTTCGCGGCAAACATCTTGACGGTACTGTATATTTTGTATAATGATGCAGTAATTCCACTTTGGAAAGGGAAGACGGTTTTAAGTGTCAAATTGCGTTCTCGTGGACGTTGGGACGGTTATATTTTTGTTGGGATTATCGTTCTGTTATTCGTTTCCAATACGTTCTTTCGTGAAGGACCATTTTCCACTTCTGTTCTGCTTGGAATTATGGGTGTGTTATTCATCTATATCTGCTTCTTCCGCAGTTCGAAAGCTGTTTTCAAAGAATCTGGACTTTTTTACGCCCTGTTATTCTTCCCCTATGCCAAAATTGAGCGAATGAATTTGTCTGAGGATGGCGTGCTCGTGATTGAAACCAATCGCCAACGCTTGATGCTCTTTGCAAGATCCGAAAAAGATTTAGAAAAAATGCTCGCTGTATTTACTACATATAGCTAA
- a CDS encoding mannose/fructose/sorbose PTS transporter subunit IIA, which produces MPVGIIIGTHGEAARELLKSTEMIIGKQDNVEFITFVPGENTDTLITKYKEKLDKLDTSEGVIFMVDLFGGSPYNASSQIALPEDNMDVVTGVNIPMLLETLSMRAASNQKDLVETALTAGSGGVKSLKQSLPKIETEVGEDDL; this is translated from the coding sequence ATGCCAGTTGGAATTATCATTGGCACACATGGTGAAGCTGCGCGTGAATTGTTGAAATCAACTGAAATGATTATCGGCAAACAGGACAACGTAGAATTTATTACTTTTGTTCCTGGAGAAAACACTGATACGCTTATTACCAAATACAAAGAAAAACTAGACAAATTGGATACTTCTGAAGGCGTTATTTTTATGGTTGATTTATTTGGCGGCAGTCCTTATAACGCATCTAGCCAAATCGCCCTTCCAGAAGACAATATGGATGTTGTCACGGGGGTCAATATTCCAATGTTACTTGAAACGCTCTCAATGCGGGCTGCAAGTAATCAAAAAGATCTAGTTGAAACAGCTCTTACAGCAGGATCAGGTGGCGTTAAGTCACTCAAACAATCATTACCAAAAATAGAAACCGAAGTCGGGGAGGACGATTTATAA
- a CDS encoding mannose/fructose/sorbose PTS transporter subunit IIB produces the protein MEIRLARIDDRLIHGQVATVWTKETQVERIIVISDDVAKDEVRKTLLTQVAPPGVKASVVDVQKGIRVYNNPKYATTPVMLLFTNPTDVLTLVEAGVNITTVNIGGMAFREGKHMITNAVSVDETDEAAFRKLDEKGIELEIRKVASDNKVKLIPLLDKDK, from the coding sequence ATGGAAATTCGCTTAGCACGTATTGATGATCGCTTAATTCATGGTCAAGTAGCAACAGTTTGGACAAAAGAAACGCAGGTAGAACGTATCATCGTTATTAGTGACGATGTAGCAAAAGATGAAGTGCGTAAAACACTTCTTACTCAAGTAGCACCTCCAGGAGTTAAAGCAAGCGTTGTGGATGTCCAAAAAGGTATCCGCGTATACAACAATCCTAAATATGCTACAACCCCAGTCATGCTATTATTCACTAACCCTACAGATGTACTAACACTCGTAGAAGCTGGTGTAAATATTACTACAGTAAACATTGGTGGTATGGCATTCCGCGAAGGCAAACACATGATTACAAATGCTGTATCTGTGGACGAAACGGATGAAGCAGCATTCCGCAAATTAGATGAAAAAGGAATCGAACTTGAAATTCGTAAAGTCGCTTCTGACAATAAAGTCAAACTTATCCCATTACTAGATAAAGATAAATAA
- a CDS encoding acryloyl-CoA reductase: MKSFQALFIEKEADNTSLHFRETTIDNLPENEVTIEVHYSGINYKDGLAVLPDGKIVSEYPFIPGIDASGVVTHSKSDRFQVGDEVIVTSYDFGVSYFGGYSEFIRVPADWVVPLPDGLSLKEAMILGTAGFTAALSVDALEFSGVTPDAGKIAVSGATGGVGSLSSAILAKRGYSVVASSGKRDAKEFLEKFGVSEVVSREAFQPEKVRALDKQLYAGAIDCVGGKPLAYLLTAVQYGGAVTTCGMSAGGKLDTTVFPFILRGIQLFGIDSVLCPMPKRERIWNRLATDFKLTNLESLVTEVVFSELPEALHQVMNGGVTGRYLVKIK, from the coding sequence ATGAAATCATTTCAAGCACTTTTCATTGAAAAAGAAGCCGATAATACTTCCCTTCATTTTAGAGAAACTACTATAGATAACTTGCCAGAAAATGAAGTAACTATCGAGGTACACTATTCTGGTATTAATTACAAAGATGGACTGGCTGTACTTCCAGACGGGAAAATTGTAAGCGAATATCCTTTTATTCCTGGTATTGATGCAAGTGGCGTGGTCACCCACTCTAAATCTGACCGTTTTCAAGTAGGTGATGAGGTTATTGTCACTAGTTATGATTTTGGAGTGAGCTATTTTGGCGGATATAGTGAGTTTATTCGCGTTCCAGCTGATTGGGTTGTTCCTTTGCCGGATGGTCTGTCGCTAAAAGAAGCGATGATACTTGGAACAGCAGGCTTTACAGCAGCGCTCTCGGTCGATGCACTTGAATTTAGTGGCGTAACACCCGATGCTGGAAAAATCGCTGTAAGTGGTGCAACAGGCGGTGTAGGTAGTTTGAGCTCAGCTATCCTTGCTAAACGAGGCTATTCTGTAGTTGCTTCTTCCGGAAAAAGGGATGCGAAGGAATTCTTAGAAAAATTTGGCGTTTCTGAAGTCGTTTCAAGAGAAGCTTTTCAACCTGAAAAAGTACGTGCATTAGACAAACAACTATACGCTGGCGCGATTGATTGTGTTGGTGGCAAACCCCTTGCGTACCTTTTAACGGCGGTTCAATATGGCGGCGCAGTGACTACATGCGGAATGTCTGCTGGCGGAAAATTGGATACAACCGTCTTTCCGTTTATTTTGCGCGGTATTCAATTATTCGGTATTGATTCCGTTTTATGTCCGATGCCAAAACGAGAACGAATTTGGAATAGACTTGCGACAGATTTTAAATTAACTAATTTAGAAAGCCTAGTAACAGAAGTGGTCTTTTCTGAGTTACCTGAAGCTCTTCACCAAGTAATGAACGGTGGCGTGACTGGTAGATATTTAGTGAAAATAAAATAA
- a CDS encoding PTS mannose/fructose/sorbose transporter subunit IIC, producing MSAIQLILVFLVSCISGMGSILDEWQTHRPLIACTLIGLVLGDITTGIIIGGTLEMIALGWMNIGAAVAPDAALASIISTILVITGGQDISVGISLAIPLAALGQVLTILVRTITVAFQHMADKAGKEGNLRSLDWIHVTALLLQAMRIAIPAVIVAVTVGTSAVENLLNAIPDVIVNGLNVAGGFIVVVGYAMVINMMSAKYLMPFFFLGFVVAAFTAFNLVALGVLGLVAAIIYIQLNPKYQLKEAIQQYGGGGGGRSADDDLDDDLDD from the coding sequence ATGTCAGCAATACAATTAATCCTTGTATTCCTCGTATCCTGTATTAGTGGTATGGGTAGTATTTTGGATGAGTGGCAAACGCACCGTCCATTAATTGCCTGTACGTTAATTGGTCTTGTTCTTGGGGATATTACAACTGGTATTATTATTGGGGGAACACTTGAAATGATCGCGCTTGGATGGATGAATATCGGAGCTGCGGTTGCTCCAGATGCTGCCCTTGCATCCATTATTTCTACTATCTTAGTTATTACGGGGGGACAAGATATCAGCGTAGGTATTTCGCTTGCGATTCCTCTAGCTGCTCTTGGTCAAGTACTTACAATTCTAGTTCGTACAATTACAGTTGCATTCCAACACATGGCTGATAAAGCTGGTAAGGAAGGTAATCTGCGAAGTCTCGACTGGATACATGTTACAGCACTACTACTTCAAGCTATGCGTATCGCGATTCCAGCCGTTATCGTTGCGGTAACAGTTGGTACTAGCGCCGTAGAAAATTTACTCAATGCCATTCCGGACGTTATTGTTAATGGTCTAAACGTAGCTGGTGGATTTATCGTTGTTGTTGGTTACGCCATGGTTATTAACATGATGTCCGCTAAATATTTAATGCCTTTCTTCTTCTTAGGTTTTGTTGTCGCAGCATTTACTGCTTTTAACTTAGTAGCACTAGGTGTTTTAGGACTAGTTGCAGCAATCATTTACATCCAACTAAACCCTAAATATCAATTAAAAGAAGCTATCCAACAATACGGCGGGGGCGGCGGCGGACGATCAGCGGATGATGATCTCGACGACGACCTTGACGACTAA
- the lplA2 gene encoding lipoate protein ligase LplA2, whose translation MIYLDNEDVLDQAYNFAMEEYALRSLDENETYFMFYRMKPTIIVGKNQNTLEEINHAFVKEHHIDVLRRLSGGGAVYNDEGNISFSMITKDDGNSFQNFAKFTEPVIRALRKLGVNAELSGRNDIEVNGKKISGNAQFATKGRLYSHGTLLFDVDLSMLEKALQVDPEKYLSKGVKSVRSRVTTIREHLAEDIDILTFKQILLESIFETKDIPRYTFTEADKQGIEKLRTERYRNWDWTYGKSPKATIKCKKRFPAGTIEFQVSLEKGQVKEATIYGDFFGTEDVAELAGKIIGCRFEREEVEKAWNAIDTKAYFGGIEKEAILAMLFE comes from the coding sequence GTGATTTATTTAGATAATGAAGATGTACTCGATCAAGCGTACAACTTTGCAATGGAAGAATATGCGCTTCGTTCTTTAGATGAAAATGAAACGTATTTTATGTTTTACCGGATGAAGCCGACGATTATTGTTGGTAAAAATCAAAACACGCTGGAAGAAATCAACCATGCTTTTGTCAAAGAACATCATATCGACGTTCTCCGCCGTTTATCTGGTGGTGGGGCTGTCTATAACGATGAAGGCAACATAAGCTTTAGTATGATCACAAAAGATGACGGGAATAGTTTTCAAAATTTCGCAAAGTTCACAGAACCAGTTATTCGAGCGCTCCGCAAGCTTGGTGTAAATGCAGAACTGAGCGGTCGGAATGATATTGAAGTGAATGGCAAAAAGATAAGTGGCAATGCGCAATTTGCAACAAAAGGTCGACTATATAGCCATGGCACTTTACTTTTCGATGTCGATTTATCCATGCTCGAAAAAGCATTACAAGTGGATCCAGAGAAATACTTGTCCAAGGGTGTTAAATCTGTACGCAGTCGTGTAACAACAATTCGCGAACATTTAGCAGAAGATATCGATATTCTAACCTTTAAACAAATTCTACTGGAATCTATTTTTGAAACGAAAGATATCCCACGTTATACTTTTACGGAAGCTGACAAGCAAGGAATCGAAAAATTACGCACAGAACGTTACCGGAATTGGGATTGGACATATGGTAAATCACCAAAAGCTACCATAAAATGCAAAAAAAGATTTCCAGCCGGAACCATTGAATTCCAGGTATCACTTGAAAAAGGTCAAGTCAAAGAAGCAACTATTTATGGCGACTTTTTTGGTACAGAGGATGTGGCTGAATTAGCTGGGAAAATAATCGGCTGCCGTTTTGAACGAGAAGAAGTTGAAAAAGCTTGGAATGCAATTGATACAAAAGCCTATTTTGGCGGAATTGAAAAAGAAGCGATTTTAGCGATGTTATTTGAATAA
- a CDS encoding ROK family protein — MTILAFDLGGTAVKFGVLTTAGEILEKGKFKTPDSLEEMIQSLVDVKANYDYTFQGAAFSCPGAVNNETGIIGGASAIPYIHNFPFKQLLEEKLGLPVTMENDANCAALAEVWIGAAKDKQDIIFMILGTGVGGAVIRGGKVHHGANLHGGEFGYMLMDRDGHTLSELGTVVNAATRIAERLDVPKASIDGLRAFELRAEGNKIAKEELDTMFYYLARSIFNLQYALDPELVVIGGGVSERADFIQELNEYVAKVKATVPIATISPTVVGCQFGNDANLIGATAFHLA; from the coding sequence ATGACGATACTTGCATTTGATTTAGGTGGAACAGCAGTGAAGTTTGGCGTATTAACTACTGCTGGAGAAATACTAGAAAAAGGTAAATTCAAAACTCCAGATTCTTTGGAGGAAATGATACAATCACTTGTGGATGTAAAAGCAAATTACGATTATACATTCCAAGGAGCTGCGTTTAGTTGTCCAGGTGCAGTTAATAATGAAACCGGTATCATTGGCGGCGCGAGTGCCATCCCCTACATACATAATTTCCCTTTTAAACAATTACTTGAAGAAAAACTGGGACTTCCTGTTACGATGGAAAATGACGCTAACTGTGCAGCTTTAGCAGAGGTTTGGATTGGCGCTGCAAAAGACAAGCAAGATATTATTTTTATGATTCTTGGTACTGGAGTTGGTGGCGCAGTTATTCGCGGTGGCAAGGTACATCACGGGGCCAATTTGCATGGTGGTGAATTTGGTTATATGTTGATGGACCGCGACGGACACACACTTAGCGAGCTAGGTACAGTCGTAAATGCTGCGACGAGAATAGCCGAGCGTTTAGACGTTCCGAAAGCTAGTATAGATGGTCTTCGGGCTTTTGAATTACGTGCGGAAGGAAATAAGATCGCGAAAGAAGAGCTGGATACGATGTTTTATTATCTTGCGCGCAGTATTTTTAATTTACAATATGCGCTTGATCCTGAATTAGTTGTCATTGGTGGCGGCGTGAGTGAGCGGGCTGATTTCATTCAAGAGCTAAACGAATATGTGGCAAAAGTAAAAGCAACTGTGCCAATTGCGACGATTAGTCCTACTGTTGTTGGCTGTCAATTTGGAAATGATGCCAATCTTATTGGTGCGACGGCATTTCATTTAGCGTAA
- a CDS encoding diacylglycerol kinase family protein: MGKALLIVNPSSGKEKGKIYQGKTEEVLKKRYDEVEVRLTEKAGDATEFASWASEQGFEAVIAMGGDGTLNETINGLAIHEKRPDFGFIPLGTVNDLARSVGIPLKPEKAIQALEKAIAVPMDIGRIGDQYFMNVLAIGMIAQAVDQVSVEQKTKFGSVAYFLEGLKAFNRNELLHFKLEYDEEVWEGEAALVVAGLTNSVGGMESWAPDAKIDDGYLHIIILTKLGLLDAANMIPQLIRGNLKNSDGVVYIKTKKLTIDASGDDLSINVDGDPGPGVPAEIEVLGSHLNILAPKKSSKKRFGPFILKK; the protein is encoded by the coding sequence ATGGGGAAGGCACTATTGATTGTGAATCCATCATCAGGTAAAGAAAAAGGAAAAATCTACCAAGGGAAGACAGAAGAAGTATTAAAAAAACGTTATGACGAGGTGGAAGTTCGTTTAACTGAAAAAGCAGGGGATGCGACAGAATTTGCTTCCTGGGCTTCTGAGCAAGGATTTGAAGCAGTAATTGCGATGGGCGGAGACGGGACTTTAAATGAAACCATAAACGGTCTTGCAATCCATGAAAAACGACCTGACTTTGGCTTCATTCCTCTTGGAACAGTCAATGATTTGGCTCGTTCGGTAGGCATACCATTAAAACCCGAAAAAGCGATTCAAGCATTAGAAAAAGCTATTGCAGTGCCGATGGATATTGGCCGGATTGGCGACCAATACTTTATGAACGTCCTAGCTATCGGTATGATTGCGCAAGCTGTCGACCAAGTTAGCGTCGAACAAAAAACCAAATTTGGCTCCGTAGCATACTTTTTAGAAGGCCTGAAAGCATTTAACCGCAATGAATTACTTCATTTTAAACTCGAATATGACGAGGAAGTTTGGGAAGGGGAAGCTGCGCTAGTTGTGGCTGGCTTAACTAATTCAGTTGGTGGGATGGAATCATGGGCGCCAGATGCTAAAATTGACGACGGCTACCTTCACATTATTATTCTAACGAAACTCGGCTTGCTCGATGCAGCCAATATGATCCCGCAACTAATTCGCGGTAATTTAAAAAATAGTGACGGTGTAGTCTATATTAAAACCAAGAAACTTACCATAGATGCAAGTGGGGATGATTTAAGCATCAACGTCGATGGCGACCCAGGTCCAGGCGTACCAGCAGAAATCGAAGTCCTTGGCAGTCATTTGAATATCCTTGCACCTAAAAAAAGCAGCAAGAAGCGCTTCGGCCCATTCATACTTAAAAAGTAA
- a CDS encoding PTS mannose transporter subunit IID, with the protein MSEQITVNEKKITKSDLMGVFIRSNLFQGSWNFERMQSLGFCFSVIPVIKRLYPEKGPEREQAIKRHLEFFNTHPYMAAPILGVTTAMEEQKANGADIDDGAINGIKVGLMGPLAGVGDPIFWGTVRPVLAALGAGFATDGSIIGPILFFVLFNAIRLGFRYWGVFYGYTKGTDVVSDMSGGLLQKLTEGASILGLFVMGALVNKWTTIYVPLVAYTTEDSKTGKDVPTTVQSILDQLMPGLLALLLTFACMWILKKKVNALWLILGLFVVGILGYWSGILGLPPAGYSPLG; encoded by the coding sequence ATGAGTGAACAAATTACAGTTAATGAAAAGAAAATAACGAAAAGTGATTTAATGGGCGTTTTCATTCGTTCCAACCTCTTCCAAGGGTCGTGGAACTTTGAACGTATGCAATCTCTAGGATTCTGTTTCTCAGTAATTCCAGTAATCAAACGTCTTTATCCTGAAAAAGGACCTGAAAGAGAACAAGCTATCAAACGTCACCTAGAGTTCTTTAATACACATCCATATATGGCCGCTCCTATCTTAGGTGTAACAACTGCGATGGAAGAACAAAAAGCCAATGGTGCTGATATCGACGACGGTGCTATCAACGGTATTAAAGTAGGTCTAATGGGACCGCTTGCCGGCGTTGGGGATCCAATTTTCTGGGGAACGGTTCGTCCAGTACTTGCCGCTTTAGGTGCAGGTTTTGCGACTGACGGTAGTATCATCGGACCAATTTTATTCTTCGTACTATTTAATGCAATTCGTCTAGGTTTCCGTTATTGGGGCGTGTTCTACGGATATACAAAAGGTACAGATGTTGTATCTGATATGTCTGGCGGTCTGCTTCAAAAACTAACAGAAGGAGCTTCCATTCTCGGACTATTCGTCATGGGTGCCCTTGTTAATAAATGGACCACAATCTATGTTCCACTAGTAGCTTATACAACAGAAGACTCTAAAACTGGTAAAGACGTTCCAACTACTGTTCAAAGTATCTTGGACCAATTAATGCCAGGTCTTCTTGCCCTTCTACTCACATTCGCTTGTATGTGGATACTCAAGAAAAAAGTCAATGCTTTATGGTTGATTTTAGGACTATTCGTTGTTGGTATTCTGGGTTACTGGTCTGGTATCTTAGGACTTCCACCAGCTGGTTATTCACCGCTTGGGTAA
- a CDS encoding GntR family transcriptional regulator, with protein MTTKRKETRESVCYREIKKKIRNGELKPGDRLIENTLSQQLEISRTPIRKAIGMLAADGYVEYNDFRGAFVRDSIINKERYFEMTEIIGLFLKQAIQKIRTKKITFNKMRVVAKLVEIEREQPTDPATYFEYEKWFVSDLLTYMKNNYYLKISDDFFNNIQEFGDEEVIKIAQNACVKTIANIQRFIDALDAQDYDKCIAIIDQVIDAHVLVAYR; from the coding sequence ATGACAACTAAACGCAAAGAGACGAGAGAAAGTGTTTGTTATCGGGAAATAAAAAAGAAGATTAGAAACGGGGAACTAAAGCCAGGCGATCGTTTAATTGAAAATACATTATCACAACAATTAGAAATTAGTCGTACGCCGATTCGAAAAGCAATTGGGATGCTTGCTGCAGATGGATATGTGGAATACAACGATTTCCGCGGTGCTTTTGTTCGAGATAGCATTATTAATAAAGAACGTTACTTTGAAATGACAGAAATTATTGGTTTGTTTTTAAAGCAAGCTATTCAAAAAATCCGTACGAAAAAAATCACTTTCAATAAAATGCGAGTTGTTGCAAAATTAGTCGAAATTGAACGCGAACAACCAACCGACCCAGCAACTTATTTCGAATACGAAAAATGGTTCGTGAGTGATTTATTAACCTATATGAAAAACAATTACTATTTGAAAATTAGTGATGATTTTTTCAATAATATTCAAGAATTTGGTGACGAAGAAGTCATTAAAATTGCGCAAAATGCTTGTGTTAAAACAATCGCTAACATTCAACGTTTTATTGATGCGTTGGATGCACAAGATTATGACAAGTGCATAGCGATTATTGATCAAGTCATTGATGCCCATGTTTTAGTCGCTTATCGTTAA